In Pedosphaera parvula Ellin514, the sequence GTTAAGCGAAGTGACAGAACGGGCTTACCGTCTTCCCAGCGAGGCAGAATGGGAGTTTTCGTGCCGAGCCAATTCGCGGACCGCATTCGCGTGGGGCGATGAGATTACACCGAACAAAGCGAATTACCTTTACGATGAGAGCGGCATCAAGGTTGGCGCAGGCCATAGAATGGTTGCTGGAACGTACCAGGCGAATGACTTTGGCTTGCACGATTTTCACGGGAACGTGTGTGAATGGGTGGAGGATACCTGGCACTCGAGTTACGTGGACGCGCCAAACGACGGCAGCGCCTGGGTGAAGCCGATGGACCTTAGGAGGGCGGTGCGTGGCGGTGCCTGGGATTATTTGCCGCGTTTATTGCGCAGTCCGTGGCGGGATTGGGATTTCGCTGATGAAAAACGGGACAACCTTGGTTTCCGTGTGGCGACGAACTGCCGGCTTTCCGCATAGAAGATCAATATGGAAATTCGCCTGTTTAAAACTCTCTGGGGACACAAGGGCGGCCTTGAAGAGGCAATTGCCGAATGCGATTCAGGCGGATTTGACGGCATTGAAGGCCAGGCTCCAGCCAAAGCAAATGAACGGCGTGATTTGAAAGCCAGGCTGGACGATGCGGCCCTGGATTACATCGCGGAAATTTGCACTTGCGGTAGTTATGTCCCGGACCGGCAAGCCACCGTGGAAGAGCACTTGAAGTCTCTCATGGAGCAGGCTGCCGCGGCTTTGGAGTGTGAGCCTTTATTCGTCACCGTTATTGCGGGTTGCGATGCCTGGGGAGTGATTAAAAGCGTGGAGTTTTTTGGAGAGGCCATGGAAATTGGGAAGAAGCTGGGTGTCCAATTGAGTTTCGAAACGCATCGCAGCCGCTCCTTGTTCAATCCATGGACAGCCCGGGAAATTCTGCTCCAACTTCCGGAAATGAAGCTTACTTGTGATTTTTCCCACTGGTGCGTCGTCTGTGAGCGGTTGATTGACACCGAACCGGAGATCATCAGTCTGTGTGCAGAACATGCCCGTCACATTCACGCGCGGGTGGGTTACGACCAGGGTCCACAGGTGCCACACCCGACCGCGCCGGAATATGCCGGGGCATTGACTGCCCATGAAAAGTGGTGGCGAGAAATTTGGGGAAGCCAGTTCAGGCGCGGTATGGGAATTAGTACCATGACCCCGGAATTTGGCCCCGATGGGTACTTGCATTGTTTGCCGTTCACAAGCGCTCCAGTGGCCGATTTGCGCCAGATCAATGAGTGGATGGCAGAGCGACAACGAGGCTGTTTTGCTGAGTTCTCAGCCGCAGAATTGAAGGGCGCTGAAGCCGGAAAGGCGGGCGTATGAAGGCGGTCTTTCGCAGCCTTTGCTTATTGTTTCTTGCCGTGGCACTGGTCTCGGTTGCGGGACTGCTGGTGTTCGACGGGCTGAATCATTTGCGGATGACTTCACTTCATCAGCACATTGGGGCAATTGCAGTCATGTTGATTGGTTGTTCCCTGATTTGGGAGCAATTGAGCTCCAAGGACCCCTGGAAAGAAAAACTCAAGCTAACGCTTCTAGGCATTGCTTTTGTTTTGTGGGGAGGCGAACAGTTTCTGTCTCCCTGCCCACTGCTGACCGCCATGGATAGCATGGTTGTGCTCATTTTCGTTTCCGACCTGAGTCTGGTCATTTTATCACGCCTGAGGCGCCAGCGGCGCATGTCTTTAAATAATGATGTCTGTGTTTCGCCGGAAGGCGAGTTGACTTCTCCAATATCTGAATGTGCGCGGATAACTGGAGATAGCAGTAAACGCATAAACCACTAAACAACCTAACTTGCATGAAAAATATTAGTTTGAATCGTAGAACCGCGGCCCTGATCGCACTTGGTGTGGTTAGCTTCGCCTCGGCGGCCACGGCTGAAGAGAAACCCAGTGCCGTGCTAACGGCGTTGGAGTCAACCACCCTGAGTGGCTATGTAGACACGTCGGCGCAATGGAACCTTGGCACTGGAAACGCCAATGCCCCGGCTTATATTTTTGGCGGTTCCGGCAAAGCGGACGGCTTCAACCTGAATGTCGTCAAGCTGGTGCTTGAGAAACCGGCTTCTCTCTCTGACGGATGGGGTGCTGGTTACAAGGTGGACCTGCTGTTCGGGCCGGACGCGGTTGCTTATGGCACGCAGTCCACCGGCGTGACCGGTGACTTTGCGGTCAAGCAGGCTTATGTCGACTTAAAGGTGCCGCTAGCCAATGGTCTTGAATTTAAAGTTGGCGTTTGGGACACAATCCTTGGATATGAAGTGTTTGAGACTCCGCTGAATGCGAATTTCACAAGATCCTATGGCTATACAATTGAACCAGCCACATTCACCGGCATTCAAAGCACGTATAATATCAACGAGTTTATTGCTGTGATGGGCGGCGTAGCCGATTCGCTGTCATCAACGATCAACAAGCGATCCAACCCGCCTTATGCTGAAAGCACCAAGGCCGTCCTCGGTGATATCTCACTCACCGCGCCGACGACCCCCAACTGGGGATGGTTTGGCGGTTCATCCTTGTTTGGTGCTGTCGTACATGGATTCTCACCGACTGCGACTGCCGTAGGCTTGACTCCAGCCAATCAAACCAGCTTGTACGTGGGCTCGACCCTCATGACTCCGCTTAAGTCCCTGAAGATCGGTTTGTCCTATGATTACGCGGGAGCGAGCAAACAAACAATTGCCGGCTCGCTGGGGCGGGCGGGATATGCCAATGCGGCAGGGTTTTATGGCCTGTATCAGGCCACGGAGAAATTGGCATTCAACACCCGTGCGGAATGGTTCACGCAAACTCCGGCAAATTACGCAGCGGGTTTGCCCACCAAGATATTCGCGCTCACCGAAACCGTCCAATATACCCTCTGGAAGAATGTGATCAGCCGGGCTGAATTCCGCTGGGACCATCAGGCGGATGGGCTGCCGGATGCCTTCGGCGGTACTGTGCCCGGCGTCGGAACGCGCCGTAATTCCTATGAGATCATCGGCAATATCATTTACAAATTCTGATCGGGTCTGGAAATAATGAGCGTCTGATTCAATCCCAGGGCATGCGTGTGTATGCCTTGGGATTTTCGAGTTTGGAAAGCCTTGTGGCAATCAATGACTCCCGCGCATATTGATGTGCACCAAAGAGGAAACCTTTAATTCAACCATGGCAGTTAAGCTGTTGACACCACTGGGGACAATGTTACGATTCTGCAAGTTCGTAACATTTACAAAATGACTTCAAAATCGAAAGAATTGGTTCGCTTCAGCATTTCAATGCCCGGGGATGCCGCGCGGGGGTTGGATGAAATGGTGCAGCAGCGCGGCTTTGCCAACCGTTCCCAGTGTCTCACCTCGATGGTGAGGGATCAGTTGGTGGTCCATGCCGGGGACATGGGAGACGCTGTGATGATGGGGTTGATCACTTTTGTTTACAATCATCGCAAGCGCAATTTGCAAAACCGCCTCACGGACATTCAACATCTCCATCTGAAAGAAATTATCAGCATACAATTGGTGCACCTCGAAAATGAGCAGAGTTTGCAGTTGATGCTCGTACAGGGGCCGGCGAAAAGCTTGCGCGCAATTGCAGCAGAAATTTTCTGCCTCAAGGGCGTGTGCCATGGCAATCTGCAACTCAACGCGGAAATATTGCCTCCCTTGCATTCGGTTTCACGAAAATGAAGCGTTCCCAATCGTAAACATCACTCAATCCTTCTTCTTGCATGAATGACATGAATACTCTCCGCCCGGAAAAGCCCGCTGGAACCGTGCGTTTTAGTGAAGTAGTCCCTGGTGGTGCGGGTTGGTCGCACGTTTTAAAACGGGGCACCACCTTGCGTTTGGTTGATTTGGAAGGGGGAGCCAATGTGTCCGCGCTGTTTTACAATGCAGACCAGACTACAGAACGCTATAACATGGCCGATACGCTCAAAGCCCAACATGTGGGCTTTTTGAAAAAGGGGTGTGCCCTCTACTCGGACATGGGAAGAATCCTGGTGTCCGTCACTGATGATACCAGCGGGTGGCACGACACAATTTGTGGCTGTTCAAACGCGGATTTGGTTCAGTCAAAGTATGGAGTTGCCCGGTATCAAGAGCACCGAAATCAGTTTCATCGCAATGGGCGTGACTGCTTTCTTATAGAGTTGGGCAAGCATGGCCTCGACCGTCGCGACCTGGTGGCCAATGTCAATTTCTTCAGCAAGGTGGTGGTGGAAAACGATGGCTCGACTGTGTTTGACACCGGACACGCCAAAGTCGGCGCATTTGTGGACTTGCGTGCGGAAATGAACACGCTAGTCGTCCTGAACACCTGTGTCCATCCGCTTGCTCCGGCGGGAAAATACGAACCTAAACCAGTTGAACTGATCGTCCGGACATCGCCTCCGCCGGGAGCGGATGACCTGGTCCGCAAGTTTCGCCCGGAGAATGAGCGGGGATTTTTAATCACTGAAAGGTACTTCCTTTAATCATCCAAGCACCCATGAGCACCAGACCTTTAACAGAAAGCCAGATGAACTCCGAGTTGGCAGCCTACGATCATACCATTCCTGCCGGGGAAGGGTGGATGTGGAAGATTAAGGCGGGATCCACTTTTCGCTTTGTGGACCTGGAGGGAAATCAGGCAGTTGACACCCTGTTCTACAACGCTGTGGATCCGACCGAACGCTACAGCGCCACGGATACCATCTGCACCCAAGGTAACATATACCTCACTGTGGGCACGAAGTTGATGTCCACCTTGGGCAGGGTGCTTTTAACAATCACTGCCGATACTTGCGGCAGGCACGACACGCTGGGCGGCGCTTGTGCGGCCGAAAGCAACATGGTTCGGTATGCCATTGAGAAACGGCATATGCACAGTTGCCGGGATACTTTTATGAAAGCGATCTCCAGATTCGGCGAACCTTTCGGCAAGCGGGATATCACAAGCAACATCAACTTTTTCATGAATGTTCCCGTCACGCGCGAGGGGAAGCTCACGTTTGAGGACGGCATTTCAGAGCCCGGCAAATACGTCGAAATGCGGGCGGAAATGGACGTCATCTGTTTGATTTCAAACTGCCCGCAATTGAACAATCCTTGCAACGCGTATAATCCGACGCCCGTCCGCGTGCTCATCTGGGAATAATCCGCAGACAATTATCACATGAAAACCCTCATTGCCAATCGCGGAGCCATTGCGTGTCGTATAATCCGGACGCTGGACCGTTTGGGATTTGCCTCCGTGGCCGTGTTTTCCGAGGCGGACATTGCTTCCCGCCACGTGGAGATGGCGGGACAGGCGATCGAACTCGGCGCCGCGCCGCCGCGCGAAAGTTACCTCAACATCCAGAAAATACTTGCTGCCGCGAAAGAGACCGGAGCGGAAGCGATACATCCAGGTTACGGCTTTCTAAGCGAGAACGCTGATTTTGCGCGGGCTTGCGAAGACGCGGGAATTCGTTTTATTGGACCAACGCCTTCGCAAATGGAGGATTTTGGCCTCAAACATCGGGCGCGGGAATTGGCGGGTGAGTGCAACGTGCCGCTGCTGCCGGGCACGCAACTATTAAGTTCGGTGGATGAAGCGGTTCAACGCGCGAGCGGCATCGGCTACCCGGTGATGTTGAAGAGCACTGCAGGCGGCGGCGGGATCGGAATGCGTGTCTGCAATAACGAAGCGGATTTGCGTGAACATTTCGATTCGGTAACGCGATTGAGTCAGACGAATTTTAAAAACGGCGGGCTATTTCTCGAAAAATTTGTCCGGCACGCGCGGCATATCGAGGTCCAAATATTTGGCGATGGCCAAGGCAGAGTGCTTGCGTTGGGTGAACGCGATTGCTCGCTGCAACGGCGCAACCAAAAAGTGGTCGAGGAGACACCCGCGCCAAATCTCCCGCCGGAAGTGCGCGAGCAATTGTTCGCGTGTGCGCGGCGACTGGGCGAACGAGTCAAGTATCGTTCCGCAGGCACGGTTGAATTTGTCTATGACGCGGAAGCAGGGGCGTTTTATTTTCTG encodes:
- the nikR gene encoding nickel-responsive transcriptional regulator NikR encodes the protein MTSKSKELVRFSISMPGDAARGLDEMVQQRGFANRSQCLTSMVRDQLVVHAGDMGDAVMMGLITFVYNHRKRNLQNRLTDIQHLHLKEIISIQLVHLENEQSLQLMLVQGPAKSLRAIAAEIFCLKGVCHGNLQLNAEILPPLHSVSRK
- a CDS encoding sugar phosphate isomerase/epimerase family protein, with amino-acid sequence MEIRLFKTLWGHKGGLEEAIAECDSGGFDGIEGQAPAKANERRDLKARLDDAALDYIAEICTCGSYVPDRQATVEEHLKSLMEQAAAALECEPLFVTVIAGCDAWGVIKSVEFFGEAMEIGKKLGVQLSFETHRSRSLFNPWTAREILLQLPEMKLTCDFSHWCVVCERLIDTEPEIISLCAEHARHIHARVGYDQGPQVPHPTAPEYAGALTAHEKWWREIWGSQFRRGMGISTMTPEFGPDGYLHCLPFTSAPVADLRQINEWMAERQRGCFAEFSAAELKGAEAGKAGV
- a CDS encoding outer membrane beta-barrel protein, which encodes MKNISLNRRTAALIALGVVSFASAATAEEKPSAVLTALESTTLSGYVDTSAQWNLGTGNANAPAYIFGGSGKADGFNLNVVKLVLEKPASLSDGWGAGYKVDLLFGPDAVAYGTQSTGVTGDFAVKQAYVDLKVPLANGLEFKVGVWDTILGYEVFETPLNANFTRSYGYTIEPATFTGIQSTYNINEFIAVMGGVADSLSSTINKRSNPPYAESTKAVLGDISLTAPTTPNWGWFGGSSLFGAVVHGFSPTATAVGLTPANQTSLYVGSTLMTPLKSLKIGLSYDYAGASKQTIAGSLGRAGYANAAGFYGLYQATEKLAFNTRAEWFTQTPANYAAGLPTKIFALTETVQYTLWKNVISRAEFRWDHQADGLPDAFGGTVPGVGTRRNSYEIIGNIIYKF
- a CDS encoding formylglycine-generating enzyme family protein; protein product: MNLEVSRASQIVALKLWRDNPNTPVMVELPSGSFLMGENEGDKFANDTERPAHPVNIPAGISISRDPVTVGEFRQFVPGHAPDEEDDLPVVNVSWNDAGAYCVWLSEVTERAYRLPSEAEWEFSCRANSRTAFAWGDEITPNKANYLYDESGIKVGAGHRMVAGTYQANDFGLHDFHGNVCEWVEDTWHSSYVDAPNDGSAWVKPMDLRRAVRGGAWDYLPRLLRSPWRDWDFADEKRDNLGFRVATNCRLSA
- a CDS encoding urea amidolyase associated protein UAAP1 translates to MNDMNTLRPEKPAGTVRFSEVVPGGAGWSHVLKRGTTLRLVDLEGGANVSALFYNADQTTERYNMADTLKAQHVGFLKKGCALYSDMGRILVSVTDDTSGWHDTICGCSNADLVQSKYGVARYQEHRNQFHRNGRDCFLIELGKHGLDRRDLVANVNFFSKVVVENDGSTVFDTGHAKVGAFVDLRAEMNTLVVLNTCVHPLAPAGKYEPKPVELIVRTSPPPGADDLVRKFRPENERGFLITERYFL
- a CDS encoding urea amidolyase associated protein UAAP2, whose product is MSTRPLTESQMNSELAAYDHTIPAGEGWMWKIKAGSTFRFVDLEGNQAVDTLFYNAVDPTERYSATDTICTQGNIYLTVGTKLMSTLGRVLLTITADTCGRHDTLGGACAAESNMVRYAIEKRHMHSCRDTFMKAISRFGEPFGKRDITSNINFFMNVPVTREGKLTFEDGISEPGKYVEMRAEMDVICLISNCPQLNNPCNAYNPTPVRVLIWE